Sequence from the Hamadaea flava genome:
CGTCCTCGCCGAGACTGTCGAGGAGTTCGTAGGCCGACCGGCCGGGGCCGGGCAGGTCAGCCGGGTCGACGCCCCAGACCGCGGCCACGTGTTCGCGCGCGGCGGGATCGTCGATCTTGCGGTAGCCAGGCAACTGGTCGGCCTTCTGCCCGTGCTCCCGGCCGCCCTGACCGTTGCCCTGCCCGGTCAGGCAGCCGTACCCGGAACCCGGGCGGCCCGGCAGGCCCAGCGCCAGCGCGAGATTGATGAAGGCGGACACCGTGTCCACGCCCTTGGCGTGCTGCTCCGCGCCGCGTGCGGTCAGGATGATCGCCGGGCCGTCGCTCAAGGCCCGCGCGGCTTGCTCCAGATCAGCGATGGGTACGCCGGTCAGCCGCTCGACTCGCGCCGGCCAGTACTCCGCGACCAGTTTGCGTACGTCGTCGAAGCCGGTCGTCCGGTCGTCGAGGTATTCGGAGTCGATCAGGCCCTCGGCGACGGCGATGTGGAGCAGGCCGTTGGCCAGCGCGAGATCGGTGCCCGGCGTCGGCTGGAGGTGCAAGGTGGCGTTCCGGGCGGTGGGGGTGGCCCGGGGGTCGATCACGATCTGCGTCGCGCCTGGCAGTTCGCGCTGCTCGGTGAGATAGCGAGCGAACGGGGGCATCGTCTCGGCGACGTTCGCGCCGACCAGCAGCAGCGTCTTGGCCTTGCCGACGTCGGCGAGCGGAAAGGGCAGGCCGCGGTCGATGCCGAAGGCGCGCATCCCGGCGGCGGCCGCGCTCGACATGCAGAAGCGCCCGTTGTAGTCGATGTTCTTGGTCCGCAGCGCGATCCGGGCGAACTTGCCCAGCGCGTACGCCTTCTCGTTGGTGAGCCCGCCACCGCCGAAGACCGCCACGGCGTCCCGCCCGTGGTCCCGCTGCACGTCGCGGATCTTGCCCACGATGAAGTCGTACGCCTCCGCCCAGGTCGCCGGCTCGCCGTGGATCAACGGCGTACGCAGCCGGTCTGGATGGTCGAGCAGTTCGGCGGCGGTCCAGCCCTTCTGGCAAAGCCCACCCCGGTTGGTGGGGAAATCGCGGGGAGCGACTTCGACCTTGCCCGAGGCGTCGGCCCGTAGGGTCATCCCGCATTGCAGAGCGCAGTACGGGCAGTGGGTGGCAACCGCCGAGGAGTGCTCGCGCGAGCCGCTGGAGGTGCGGTCAGCTGGGGGTGCCATGGAGACGAGCGTGAACGCAGGCGGTTTCGGCCCGACTTCTCATATGTTTCCGACCTGCAAAGTCGCGCTCATCTGTTCGGTGGGGGCGGTGTTGGCCGGTGGTATGACCGTGAGGACACAGATGGGGGTTTTGTCCATTGACACGACGTTCTAGCGTGATCGATAGTGACTGTCTGTGAGATCAGTTACACCTCACGTGAGCTGGGGTTTCACTCACGCGCGGAGTTCTGATTGGGGGATGACTATGGGTCATACCGGAGGTACCCTCACATGCATGACTGCGAAGGTGACTCTCTCGTTCTCGGATGACACGATCGCCGACGCGCGCCGCTATGCGGAACGCGACGGCATGTCCTTGTCGGCCTGGATGGACAAGGCCGCCAAGGAGAAGGCCCTACGCGAGCTCTTCGGTGCGCATGCCGACGTGCTCCGGAGAGCGGGCCTGGACAAACTGGAGAAGCAGGCGCTTGCGGACGAGGCCGACTATGAGACGGTCACAGACGCATTGCGCGGCGGACTGACCCAGAGCGGCGGTCGACGACCGCGCCGAAGCGGCGGAGGAAATGACAAGCGTGCTGCGTAGAGGTGAGATCTGGCGGATCGAGGGCGCTCGCGAGCGGCTCGGTCTCGTCATCAGCTCCGACGTCTACAACGGAACCGATGTGCCGATCGTGGTCGTCGCCGAGGTGGTGGACGAGGAGGAGCTGCGAGATTCGCCCTTGGCCGTGCCGATGGGCGAATTCGTGATCATGCCTGATCGCGTCTCGTCGCCGATGAAGAAGTGGTTCACCGACCTCGTCGAGGTCGCGGACACCGACACGATGCGGCGGGTCGGCCGAGCGCTCAAGATCATCCAAGACCTGTAGCCGGGGTCCACGGCTCAGGGGAGGAACAGGTCCGCGTCGCAGGTGGAGTCGTCGGCGTCGGTGCCGGCGTCGCACGACTCCGGCGCGTCGTAGCCGAGGGCCTCGGCGCAGGCCTCCGGACGCGGCTTCCGCAGCCCGGCCGCGACCTGCTCGAACGCCGCGCCCAGGACGGCGAACTGCTCCGGGGTCATCTTGTCCACGAAGATGTCGCGTACCTGGTTGACGTGGTCGACGGCGACCAGCTGGATCGTCTCCCAGCCGTGCTCGGTGAGCACCGCGAACTGGCCCCGGCGGTCGTCGGGACACGGCTGCCGCTCGATCAGGCCGGCCTTCTCCATCCGGGTGATCTGGTGCGACAGGCGGCTCTTCTCCAGCAGCGTGCGGACGGCGAGCTGGCTCATCCGGAGCCGGTGCTCGGGAGCCTCGGACAGCTGGACGAGGATCTCGTAGTCGGTGCCGGACAACCCGTGCTTCTGATGCCCTCGCTCGAGGTTGTGCATCAGCAGCCGGCTGCCCTCGAGGAACGCCCGCCAGGACCGCTGCTCGTCATCGGTGAGCCAGCGGGCTTCGGTCTTGATGTCGGCGGACATGCCAGTCACAGTACTCACTTCCCCTCTCGATCGAGTAGGTCGCGCATCACTTGGCGGCAAGCCGACAGCCGACCTCGCTGGTGCGACGCCGGCTGTGGTCCTGGAGCTGGTGAGGCGGTTCAGACCGTCGTCACGACCTCGTCGAAGTCCAGCCGCGGGTTGCGGTCGAACCAGGCGTTGTCGGCCGGCTTGCCGATGTTGACGACCGCCAGGACGCTGGCCCGGCCGTCGCCGAAGAACTCCTTGTTGAGCAGGTCGGCGTCGAACCCGCCCATCGGGCCGGCGGCCAGCCCGGCGGCGCGTACGCCCAGGATGAAGTAGCCGACCTGGAGCGCGCCGTTGAACCGGCCGGTCCGGATCCGGGCCTCTTCCTCGGCGAATCGGTCCTTCGCGTTGGGGGCGTGCGGGAAGGTCTTGTCGAGCTTCTCGTGGAAGTCGTGGGCCGCGGCGAGGATGGCGGTCAGCGGGGCGGCGGCGGTCTTGGCCTTGTTGCCCTCGGCCAGGGTGCCGACCAGGCGCTGCCGGGCCTCCGG
This genomic interval carries:
- a CDS encoding DUF6364 family protein, with the translated sequence MTAKVTLSFSDDTIADARRYAERDGMSLSAWMDKAAKEKALRELFGAHADVLRRAGLDKLEKQALADEADYETVTDALRGGLTQSGGRRPRRSGGGNDKRAA
- a CDS encoding molybdopterin oxidoreductase family protein; translation: MAPPADRTSSGSREHSSAVATHCPYCALQCGMTLRADASGKVEVAPRDFPTNRGGLCQKGWTAAELLDHPDRLRTPLIHGEPATWAEAYDFIVGKIRDVQRDHGRDAVAVFGGGGLTNEKAYALGKFARIALRTKNIDYNGRFCMSSAAAAGMRAFGIDRGLPFPLADVGKAKTLLLVGANVAETMPPFARYLTEQRELPGATQIVIDPRATPTARNATLHLQPTPGTDLALANGLLHIAVAEGLIDSEYLDDRTTGFDDVRKLVAEYWPARVERLTGVPIADLEQAARALSDGPAIILTARGAEQHAKGVDTVSAFINLALALGLPGRPGSGYGCLTGQGNGQGGREHGQKADQLPGYRKIDDPAAREHVAAVWGVDPADLPGPGRSAYELLDSLGEDVKALLVFGSNPVVSAPNAVHVEKRLRNLDLLVVCDFVRSETAQLADVVLPTAQWAEEDGTMTNLEGRVLRRKALREPPPGTGTDLAVLAELAHRLGPGTDAVRANGGLPTSARFDSDPRAVFEELRRASAGGLADYAGVTWERVDAEDGVFWPCPSVDRAGTPRLFEERFAHPDGRARLIAVDHRPAVEEPDAEYPLYLTTGRLLAQYQSGAQTRRIEPLARVAGSAFVELHPDLAARLDISQDQLVRVTSRRGEMTAPARLTESIRPDTVFAPFHFAGRQRVNSLTSPALDPISRMPEFKVCAVKVEPVPARSGDSREDGGRAHSLELAEPSQ
- a CDS encoding MarR family winged helix-turn-helix transcriptional regulator, with the protein product MSADIKTEARWLTDDEQRSWRAFLEGSRLLMHNLERGHQKHGLSGTDYEILVQLSEAPEHRLRMSQLAVRTLLEKSRLSHQITRMEKAGLIERQPCPDDRRGQFAVLTEHGWETIQLVAVDHVNQVRDIFVDKMTPEQFAVLGAAFEQVAAGLRKPRPEACAEALGYDAPESCDAGTDADDSTCDADLFLP
- a CDS encoding malonic semialdehyde reductase, translating into MSLVLDQAAQNLLFREARTANAFTDEPVSDEQIQAIYDLVKYAPTALNSQPLRVVLVRTPEARQRLVGTLAEGNKAKTAAAPLTAILAAAHDFHEKLDKTFPHAPNAKDRFAEEEARIRTGRFNGALQVGYFILGVRAAGLAAGPMGGFDADLLNKEFFGDGRASVLAVVNIGKPADNAWFDRNPRLDFDEVVTTV
- a CDS encoding type II toxin-antitoxin system PemK/MazF family toxin, with the protein product MTSVLRRGEIWRIEGARERLGLVISSDVYNGTDVPIVVVAEVVDEEELRDSPLAVPMGEFVIMPDRVSSPMKKWFTDLVEVADTDTMRRVGRALKIIQDL